Proteins encoded together in one Roseibacterium elongatum DSM 19469 window:
- the cobF gene encoding precorrin-6A synthase (deacetylating), with translation MTELWLVGIGTGNPDHLTLEGRAALRDAALVMVPRKGAEKSDLAELRHQILAACGSTAPVAEFDMPLRDDSLPYAERVARWHDEIAAIWAATMAAAQPRGPVALLVWGDPGLYDSTLRIADRLVPRPRLRVVPGITALQALTAAHAVPFNTVNGAVTVTTGRRLRDHGWPEGAETVAVMLDGDCSFQRLPPEGLHIWWGGFLGMPEQVLEAGPLAEAGPRIVATRAAARARHGWIMDTYLIRKGAG, from the coding sequence ATGACTGAGCTATGGCTGGTCGGCATCGGCACCGGGAACCCCGATCACCTGACCCTCGAAGGGCGGGCCGCGCTGCGTGACGCGGCGTTGGTGATGGTGCCGCGCAAGGGGGCGGAAAAGTCCGACCTTGCCGAATTGCGCCATCAGATCCTTGCGGCCTGCGGCAGCACCGCCCCGGTGGCCGAGTTCGACATGCCCCTGCGCGATGACAGCCTGCCCTATGCCGAGCGGGTGGCGCGCTGGCATGACGAGATCGCCGCGATCTGGGCCGCGACCATGGCGGCAGCGCAGCCGCGGGGGCCTGTTGCGCTGCTGGTCTGGGGGGATCCGGGGCTGTACGACTCGACCCTGCGGATCGCGGATCGCCTGGTGCCGAGGCCGCGCTTGCGCGTCGTCCCGGGGATCACCGCCTTGCAGGCTCTGACAGCAGCGCATGCCGTCCCGTTCAACACTGTGAACGGGGCGGTGACCGTCACCACCGGCCGCCGCCTGCGCGATCATGGCTGGCCCGAGGGGGCCGAAACCGTCGCCGTGATGCTGGACGGGGACTGCAGTTTCCAGCGCCTGCCGCCCGAGGGGCTGCATATCTGGTGGGGTGGGTTTCTGGGCATGCCCGAGCAGGTGCTCGAGGCCGGGCCGCTGGCCGAGGCCGGGCCGCGCATCGTCGCCACCCGCGCCGCGGCGCGCGCGCGCCATGGCTGGATCATGGACACCTATCTGATCCGCAAGGGCGCGGGGTGA
- a CDS encoding precorrin-2 C(20)-methyltransferase, producing the protein MSAGTVYGVGLGPGDPDLMSVRADRLVRGAAHVAYFRKAGRPGRARGIVTGMLRADATEFAMEYPVTTEIPLDDPAYAACLSAFYADVSAHLRDLARAGEDVVVLCEGDPFFYGSFMHLYTRLKDVVPVQVVPAITGMSAAWTATGIPVTWGDDVLTVLLGTMPEAELARRMADADAIVVMKVGRNLSKVRAALASAGKLDRAWLVECASMSDETAVPLAQAGDRAAPYFSIVIVHGQGRRP; encoded by the coding sequence ATGAGCGCCGGGACGGTATACGGTGTCGGGCTGGGCCCCGGCGACCCCGATCTGATGAGCGTGCGCGCCGACCGCCTCGTGCGCGGGGCCGCCCATGTCGCATATTTCCGCAAGGCCGGGCGACCGGGGCGTGCGCGTGGGATCGTCACGGGCATGCTGCGCGCCGACGCGACCGAATTCGCCATGGAATACCCTGTCACCACCGAGATCCCGCTCGACGACCCGGCCTATGCGGCCTGCCTGTCCGCGTTCTACGCCGATGTCTCGGCGCATCTGCGCGACCTTGCGCGCGCCGGGGAAGATGTCGTCGTTCTGTGCGAGGGCGATCCGTTCTTTTACGGATCGTTCATGCATCTCTACACGCGGCTGAAGGATGTCGTGCCGGTGCAGGTCGTGCCCGCGATCACCGGCATGTCGGCGGCCTGGACGGCGACCGGCATTCCCGTGACCTGGGGCGATGATGTTCTGACGGTGCTTCTGGGCACGATGCCCGAGGCAGAGCTTGCGCGCCGAATGGCCGATGCCGACGCCATCGTGGTGATGAAGGTCGGGCGCAACCTGTCCAAGGTGCGGGCCGCGCTGGCCTCGGCGGGCAAGCTGGACCGGGCGTGGCTGGTGGAATGTGCCAGCATGTCCGATGAAACCGCCGTGCCGCTGGCCCAGGCCGGCGACCGCGCGGCGCCCTATTTCTCGATCGTCATCGTGCACGGACAGGGGCGGCGCCCATGA
- the cobM gene encoding precorrin-4 C(11)-methyltransferase, whose protein sequence is MTVHFIGAGPGAADLLTLRGRDLIARCPVCLYAGSLVPEAVLAHCLDGARIVNTASMDLDAIMADIAAAHAAGQDVARLHSGDLSVWSAMGEQLRRLDAMGIPYSVTPGVPSFAAAAAALGAELTLPGVAQSVILTRTQGRASSMPAGETLAAFGATGATLAIHLSIQNLDRVVAELTPHYGADCPVAVVWRASWPDERIVRATLASIADEMPEGISRTALILVGPAIAATGFAESRLYAPDYDRRYRPQSADSPWAGWSDGDD, encoded by the coding sequence ATGACCGTGCATTTCATCGGTGCCGGACCCGGTGCCGCCGATCTGTTGACGCTGCGGGGGCGCGACCTGATCGCGCGCTGCCCCGTTTGCCTTTATGCCGGGTCTCTGGTGCCCGAGGCGGTGCTGGCCCATTGCCTCGATGGCGCGCGTATCGTGAACACGGCCTCGATGGACCTCGATGCGATCATGGCCGACATCGCGGCGGCCCACGCCGCCGGGCAGGATGTCGCGCGGCTGCATTCCGGCGACCTGTCGGTCTGGTCCGCGATGGGCGAGCAGCTCCGCCGGCTCGACGCCATGGGCATTCCCTATTCGGTCACCCCCGGTGTGCCCTCTTTCGCCGCGGCTGCGGCCGCGTTGGGGGCGGAATTGACCCTGCCTGGGGTGGCGCAGTCGGTGATCCTGACCCGCACGCAGGGCCGCGCCTCCTCCATGCCCGCGGGCGAGACCCTGGCCGCCTTCGGCGCGACCGGCGCGACGCTGGCCATTCACCTGTCGATCCAGAATCTCGACCGGGTGGTGGCCGAGTTGACGCCGCATTACGGTGCGGATTGTCCGGTCGCGGTCGTGTGGCGGGCAAGCTGGCCGGACGAGCGGATCGTGCGCGCGACCCTCGCCAGCATCGCCGACGAGATGCCCGAGGGGATCTCGCGCACCGCGTTGATTCTTGTCGGGCCGGCCATCGCGGCCACGGGCTTCGCCGAAAGCCGGCTTTACGCCCCCGACTATGACCGGCGCTACCGCCCGCAATCGGCCGACAGCCCCTGGGCCGGCTGGAGCGATGGCGATGACTGA
- a CDS encoding bifunctional cobalt-precorrin-7 (C(5))-methyltransferase/cobalt-precorrin-6B (C(15))-methyltransferase codes for MAEAPWLSIVGLGEDGPDGLSPASRRALDEAEVVMGHARHLALLPDLDCDRIEWPVPFADGLPILLGLRGRRVVVLASGDPFWFGAGAVIARHLSPGEWRALPGASAFSLAAARLGWSLQGTVCLGLHAAPLSRLRPQLAPGQRTVVLLRDGAAVTELARYLVGAGFGDSRLTVMESLGGPQERITKAQARALPDTAFAHPVAVAVEIAGDGAVLPGASGIDDRFFETDGQITKRPMRALAMSALAPRPFETLWDIGGGSGSIAIEWLLAHPTTEAISIETRPDRAARIRRNADRLGVDRLQVVEGAAPAALDGLASPQAVFVGGGASGALLDDLTARLAPGTRLVAHAVTLESEALLATWAARLGGDLLRIDLAEATPLGPKRGWKAAYPVVQWRVVL; via the coding sequence ATGGCTGAGGCTCCGTGGCTGAGCATTGTCGGTCTGGGTGAAGATGGCCCGGACGGGCTGTCGCCTGCAAGCCGTCGCGCGCTCGATGAGGCCGAGGTGGTGATGGGCCACGCGCGCCACCTGGCGCTGCTGCCGGATCTGGACTGCGACAGGATCGAATGGCCCGTGCCCTTTGCCGATGGCCTGCCGATCCTGCTGGGGCTGCGCGGTCGGCGGGTGGTGGTGCTGGCCTCGGGCGATCCGTTCTGGTTCGGGGCGGGCGCGGTGATCGCGCGCCATTTGTCGCCGGGTGAATGGCGCGCCTTGCCCGGCGCGTCGGCCTTTTCGCTGGCGGCGGCGCGTTTGGGCTGGTCGTTGCAGGGCACGGTGTGCCTGGGCCTGCATGCCGCCCCGCTGTCGCGCCTGCGGCCGCAGCTTGCGCCGGGCCAGCGCACGGTCGTGCTGCTGCGCGACGGCGCGGCCGTGACCGAGCTTGCGCGCTATCTGGTCGGGGCGGGGTTTGGCGACAGTCGCCTGACGGTGATGGAGTCCCTTGGCGGCCCGCAAGAGCGGATCACCAAGGCACAGGCTAGGGCGCTGCCCGACACGGCCTTCGCCCATCCGGTTGCCGTAGCGGTCGAGATAGCCGGCGACGGGGCCGTTCTGCCCGGAGCAAGCGGCATCGACGACAGGTTTTTCGAGACCGATGGTCAGATCACCAAACGTCCGATGCGCGCCCTTGCAATGTCGGCCTTGGCCCCGCGCCCGTTCGAGACCTTGTGGGATATCGGCGGCGGTTCGGGGTCGATCGCGATCGAATGGCTGTTGGCGCACCCCACGACCGAGGCCATCAGCATCGAAACGCGTCCCGACCGGGCCGCGCGCATCCGCCGCAATGCCGACCGTTTGGGCGTGGACCGGCTGCAGGTCGTCGAGGGGGCGGCGCCCGCGGCCCTCGATGGGCTGGCGTCCCCGCAGGCGGTGTTCGTGGGCGGTGGGGCGTCGGGCGCGCTGCTAGACGATCTGACCGCGCGCCTGGCGCCGGGCACCCGGCTGGTGGCCCATGCGGTGACGCTGGAATCCGAGGCATTGCTGGCGACATGGGCGGCGCGGCTTGGGGGCGACCTGCTGCGCATCGATCTGGCCGAGGCCACGCCCCTTGGGCCAAAGCGCGGCTGGAAGGCCGCCTATCCGGTGGTGCAATGGCGGGTGGTTCTGTGA
- the cobJ gene encoding precorrin-3B C(17)-methyltransferase, whose amino-acid sequence MTGSLVIAGLGPGDAALVTPEVTQALARATDVVGYIPYVRRVPARPGLTRHETDNREELDRATHALQMAEAGRHVVVVSSGDPGVFAMAAAVFEAVEAGPKAWRDLDIRVLPGITAMLAAAAHIGAPLGHDFCAINLSDNLKPQALIEKRLRLALEADFAIALYNPRSRARPDGFGHALDLMRQICAPSRVLVFARAVSTPEEEIRVARLAEASPEMADMRTVVLIGSSATRIIARDGAPFVYTPRSVPE is encoded by the coding sequence ATGACCGGCTCGCTGGTGATCGCGGGGTTGGGGCCGGGCGATGCCGCGCTGGTCACGCCAGAGGTCACGCAAGCCCTGGCCCGGGCGACGGATGTGGTCGGCTACATCCCCTATGTGCGCCGCGTCCCGGCCCGCCCGGGCCTGACGCGGCACGAAACCGACAACCGCGAGGAGTTGGACCGCGCCACCCATGCCCTGCAAATGGCCGAGGCCGGGCGTCACGTCGTGGTCGTCAGTTCCGGCGATCCCGGCGTTTTTGCCATGGCGGCCGCAGTGTTCGAAGCGGTCGAGGCGGGGCCGAAGGCCTGGCGCGATCTCGATATCCGGGTTCTACCGGGCATCACGGCGATGCTGGCGGCGGCGGCGCATATCGGCGCGCCGCTTGGCCATGATTTCTGTGCCATCAACCTCAGCGACAACCTGAAACCCCAGGCGCTGATCGAAAAGCGCCTGCGTCTCGCGCTCGAGGCGGATTTCGCCATCGCGCTTTACAATCCGCGCTCCAGGGCGCGGCCGGACGGGTTCGGGCATGCGCTGGACCTGATGCGGCAGATCTGCGCCCCGTCCCGTGTTCTGGTCTTCGCGCGGGCGGTCTCGACCCCCGAGGAAGAGATCCGCGTCGCGCGCCTGGCCGAGGCCAGCCCCGAGATGGCGGATATGCGCACGGTGGTGCTGATCGGGTCGTCGGCGACGCGCATCATCGCGCGCGACGGGGCCCCCTTCGTCTATACGCCGAGGTCCGTGCCGGAATGA
- a CDS encoding homocysteine S-methyltransferase family protein, translated as MLNFSLPESPAHAALRALAAERILILDGAMGTMIQTLNMTEEDFTANGHIHGPGCRHHYHPDHPQMGNNDLLVLTQPQAVEDIQVEFALAGADILETNTFSATTIAQADYGLEGAVHDLNLAGAQVARRAAERAMAADGRPRFVAGAVGPTNRTASISPDVNDPGYRAVTFNDLRLAYGQQIDGLIEGGADLILIETIFDTLNAKAAIFAAYESFAKAGRRLPIMISGTITDASGRTLSGQTPTAFWHSVAHARPFTVGLNCALGAAAMRPHMAEIAGVATSLTCAYPNAGLPNAFGAYDETPDETAAQVADFARDGIVNVVGGCCGTTPDHIRAIADAVAEFAPRKVTA; from the coding sequence ATGTTGAACTTCTCCTTGCCCGAAAGCCCCGCCCATGCCGCGTTGCGCGCCCTGGCGGCCGAGCGCATCCTGATCCTCGACGGGGCGATGGGCACCATGATCCAGACCCTGAACATGACCGAGGAGGATTTCACCGCGAACGGCCATATCCACGGCCCCGGCTGTCGCCATCACTATCACCCCGACCATCCGCAGATGGGCAACAACGACCTGCTCGTGCTGACCCAGCCGCAAGCGGTCGAGGACATCCAGGTCGAATTCGCTTTGGCCGGGGCGGATATTCTCGAGACGAACACGTTTTCGGCCACCACGATCGCCCAGGCCGATTACGGGCTGGAAGGGGCGGTGCATGACCTCAACCTGGCCGGCGCGCAGGTGGCGCGGCGGGCCGCCGAACGGGCGATGGCCGCCGATGGCCGCCCGCGCTTCGTCGCAGGTGCGGTCGGGCCGACGAACCGCACCGCCTCGATCAGCCCCGATGTGAACGACCCCGGCTATCGCGCCGTGACCTTCAATGACCTGCGTCTGGCCTATGGCCAGCAGATCGACGGGTTGATCGAGGGCGGCGCCGACCTGATCCTGATCGAGACGATCTTTGACACGCTCAACGCCAAGGCCGCGATCTTTGCCGCCTATGAAAGTTTTGCCAAGGCCGGCCGCCGCCTGCCGATCATGATCTCGGGGACGATCACCGACGCCTCGGGCCGCACCCTGTCGGGCCAGACGCCCACGGCCTTCTGGCATTCGGTGGCCCATGCGCGCCCGTTCACGGTCGGCCTGAACTGCGCGCTGGGGGCCGCCGCGATGCGCCCCCACATGGCCGAGATCGCGGGCGTCGCGACCTCGCTGACCTGCGCCTATCCCAATGCCGGGCTGCCCAACGCCTTTGGCGCCTATGACGAAACGCCCGACGAAACCGCGGCACAGGTCGCCGATTTCGCACGGGACGGGATCGTCAATGTCGTCGGCGGCTGCTGTGGCACGACCCCGGACCACATCCGGGCCATCGCCGATGCGGTGGCCGAATTTGCCCCCCGCAAGGTGACCGCATGA
- a CDS encoding cobalamin biosynthesis protein: protein MIVAGFGFRGGATRESLAQALALAAGARRVAMLATAEDKAQTAVFSGFARAVGLPVQPVDAATLSGQETATQSAQSQAARGTGSLAEAAALAAAGPGARLIAPRVISGDGMATCALAERDET from the coding sequence GTGATCGTGGCCGGGTTCGGCTTTCGCGGGGGGGCGACGCGCGAAAGCCTGGCGCAGGCTCTGGCCCTGGCGGCCGGCGCCCGCCGGGTTGCGATGCTCGCCACCGCCGAGGACAAGGCGCAGACGGCGGTCTTTTCCGGCTTTGCACGGGCGGTTGGCCTGCCCGTCCAGCCGGTTGACGCCGCCACCCTGTCAGGGCAGGAGACGGCGACGCAGTCCGCACAGTCGCAGGCGGCACGCGGCACGGGCAGCCTGGCCGAAGCGGCGGCTTTGGCCGCGGCCGGGCCCGGTGCGCGGCTGATCGCGCCGCGCGTGATCTCGGGCGATGGCATGGCGACCTGCGCGCTGGCAGAAAGGGACGAGACATGA
- a CDS encoding cobyrinate a,c-diamide synthase has translation MTEAPVPPFPPGLMVSAPASGTGKTTVMLGLLRALAEDGFGVQPFKSGPDYIDPAFHRAACGRASFNLDSWAMDEGLLSAIAARAHGADLCVAEGAMGLFDGVATRGRTGFGASAEIARKMGWPVILVLDVGGQAQSAAATALGFARYDPDVQIAGVILNRVASPRHERLTRLGMARAGLPVLGALPRRGDLALPERHLGLVQAVEHADLETAIAGYAAFLRAHVDLAAIRAVACGTGPKGAGALPTPPAQRIALAQDAAFSFAYPHLVQGWRAAGAEILPFSPLADEAPDPSADLVWLPGGYPELHAGRLAAATRFLDGVRQHARTRPVHGECGGYMAMGQALVDKDGHRHAMAGLLGLVTSYECRKFHLGYRRAVLDGPMPGHRSGAALKGHEFHYSTILEQPDAPLASVTDADGNPVPETGSRRGHATGTFFHLIAGEAG, from the coding sequence ATGACTGAGGCGCCGGTGCCGCCGTTTCCCCCGGGTCTGATGGTGTCGGCCCCGGCCTCGGGCACGGGAAAGACCACCGTGATGCTGGGCTTGCTGCGCGCCCTGGCCGAGGATGGGTTCGGCGTGCAACCGTTCAAATCCGGGCCCGACTATATCGACCCGGCCTTTCACAGGGCGGCTTGCGGGCGGGCCTCGTTCAACCTCGACAGTTGGGCGATGGACGAGGGCCTTTTGTCCGCGATCGCGGCAAGGGCGCATGGGGCGGATCTGTGTGTGGCCGAGGGTGCCATGGGCCTGTTCGATGGCGTCGCGACGCGCGGGCGGACAGGGTTCGGCGCCAGCGCCGAGATCGCGCGCAAGATGGGCTGGCCCGTGATCCTTGTCCTCGACGTGGGCGGGCAGGCGCAATCGGCAGCGGCCACGGCGCTGGGCTTTGCCCGCTACGACCCGGACGTTCAGATTGCCGGTGTGATCCTGAACCGGGTGGCCAGCCCGCGGCACGAGCGCTTGACCCGCCTCGGGATGGCGCGCGCGGGCCTGCCGGTTCTGGGCGCCCTGCCCAGGCGGGGCGATCTGGCGCTGCCCGAACGGCATCTGGGCCTTGTCCAGGCGGTGGAGCATGCCGACCTCGAGACTGCGATCGCGGGCTACGCCGCCTTTCTGCGCGCGCATGTTGATCTGGCCGCGATCCGTGCCGTCGCCTGCGGGACGGGGCCCAAGGGGGCAGGGGCGCTGCCAACGCCCCCGGCACAGCGGATCGCCCTGGCCCAGGATGCCGCGTTTTCCTTTGCCTATCCGCATCTGGTGCAGGGCTGGCGCGCGGCGGGGGCCGAGATCCTGCCGTTTTCGCCCCTGGCCGACGAGGCGCCCGACCCCTCGGCCGATCTGGTCTGGCTGCCCGGCGGCTACCCCGAATTGCATGCCGGTCGGCTGGCTGCGGCCACGCGATTTCTGGACGGGGTGCGGCAGCACGCCCGGACCAGGCCGGTCCATGGTGAATGCGGGGGCTACATGGCGATGGGGCAGGCCCTGGTGGACAAGGACGGGCACCGTCACGCGATGGCGGGGTTGCTGGGCCTCGTGACCTCCTACGAATGTCGCAAGTTCCACCTCGGCTATCGTCGCGCCGTGCTTGACGGGCCGATGCCCGGCCACCGGAGCGGCGCGGCGCTCAAGGGGCACGAGTTCCACTATTCGACGATCCTCGAGCAGCCGGACGCGCCGCTGGCCAGCGTCACCGATGCCGATGGCAATCCCGTCCCCGAAACGGGATCGCGGCGGGGCCATGCCACCGGCACCTTTTTTCACCTGATCGCGGGAGAGGCCGGATGA
- a CDS encoding BLUF domain-containing protein codes for MRHVTIPFPDGQRIFRLAYSSRAAAGLQRREVVTLAAQSETKNRRNGVSGVLISSKDTFLQWLEGPADDVCALMARITADPRHRDISVLSAGWMPTRRFPGWPMRLAEPPVQDDSLPGAVLGPRGGALDVDQAMIAFEHAAHGHRRRMRRDLNGGGTPVSLAEQLVRCGSDSLPNLPPPARKDLRTRAQLVDEVCAAFAKGWQDEVWSTAEIAVGLGHLNCLWQRLGRSPLPLRDQGSVAIVVPPGNFEILGAVVKADLLRAAGMSVQLVLEGDIEATLATLSRTDPASIVIAGPRVGLASDADRTAELAHRIKARIPDRPVHVGGRAGGALCDWPARLGFRRDATGPLPASDVEWLALSVMAWMARDGRSLA; via the coding sequence ATGCGACACGTGACAATCCCCTTTCCCGATGGGCAGCGGATTTTTCGCCTTGCCTATTCCAGCCGCGCGGCCGCCGGGTTGCAACGCCGCGAGGTCGTCACCCTGGCCGCCCAGTCGGAAACGAAGAACCGTCGCAACGGGGTCTCGGGCGTGCTCATTTCCAGCAAAGACACGTTCCTGCAATGGCTCGAGGGGCCGGCCGACGATGTCTGCGCCCTTATGGCGCGCATCACGGCCGATCCGCGGCACCGGGACATCTCGGTCCTGAGTGCCGGTTGGATGCCGACGCGGCGTTTTCCCGGCTGGCCGATGCGTCTTGCCGAACCTCCGGTGCAGGATGACAGCCTGCCAGGGGCGGTCCTCGGGCCCCGTGGTGGGGCGTTGGATGTCGACCAGGCGATGATCGCCTTCGAGCATGCGGCCCATGGCCATCGGCGGCGGATGCGACGGGACTTGAACGGCGGGGGCACACCGGTCAGCCTGGCCGAGCAGTTGGTGCGTTGCGGGTCCGACAGCCTGCCCAACCTGCCGCCGCCGGCCAGAAAGGATCTGCGCACGCGGGCGCAACTTGTCGACGAGGTCTGCGCCGCCTTCGCGAAGGGCTGGCAGGACGAGGTCTGGTCCACGGCCGAGATCGCGGTCGGGTTGGGGCATCTGAACTGCCTTTGGCAGCGCCTCGGGCGCAGTCCTTTGCCGTTGCGCGATCAGGGGTCGGTTGCCATCGTCGTGCCGCCGGGCAACTTCGAAATCCTCGGCGCGGTGGTCAAGGCCGATCTGCTGCGCGCTGCGGGCATGTCCGTTCAACTCGTGCTGGAAGGCGATATCGAGGCGACACTGGCCACCCTGTCGCGCACAGATCCGGCGTCGATCGTCATTGCGGGCCCACGAGTCGGTCTGGCGAGCGACGCGGACCGGACGGCCGAGTTGGCCCACCGGATCAAGGCCCGTATCCCGGATCGTCCGGTCCATGTCGGTGGCCGCGCCGGTGGCGCGCTGTGCGACTGGCCCGCGCGGCTGGGGTTTCGGCGCGATGCGACGGGACCGCTTCCGGCAAGTGATGTCGAATGGCTGGCGCTCTCGGTCATGGCGTGGATGGCGCGCGATGGGCGGTCATTGGCCTGA
- the cobA gene encoding uroporphyrinogen-III C-methyltransferase: MTGFVSFVGSGPGDPELLTLKALDRIKRADAILYDDLSAGPILSHARPSTDLVGVGKRAGRPSPKQHHVSRLLVDYARAGGRVVRLKSGDSGLFGRLEEELVALREAGIAFEIIPGVASPFAAAAAAGIPLTRRLSARRVQFVTGHDASGQLPADLDLDALADATACTVVFMGKRTFPLLAQAVMARGLAADTPAMLAEAVGSPAARYARSTLAALADQLAKGTGDKPALIFYGPLAESFHDD, from the coding sequence ATGACGGGCTTTGTCAGTTTCGTGGGATCGGGGCCGGGCGACCCCGAGCTTTTGACCCTCAAGGCGCTGGACCGGATAAAGCGCGCCGATGCGATCCTGTACGATGATCTGTCGGCCGGTCCGATCCTTTCGCATGCCCGGCCCAGTACCGACCTTGTGGGGGTCGGGAAACGCGCGGGCCGCCCCTCGCCCAAGCAGCACCATGTCAGCCGCCTGCTGGTGGATTACGCGCGCGCCGGGGGGCGGGTCGTGCGCCTGAAATCCGGCGACAGCGGGCTGTTCGGACGGTTGGAAGAGGAACTGGTGGCCTTGCGCGAGGCGGGGATCGCCTTCGAGATCATACCCGGCGTCGCCTCGCCCTTTGCGGCGGCGGCGGCGGCGGGCATCCCGCTGACGAGGCGGCTGAGCGCGCGGCGGGTGCAATTCGTGACCGGGCATGACGCCTCGGGCCAACTGCCCGCCGATCTGGACCTCGACGCGCTGGCCGATGCCACGGCCTGCACCGTCGTCTTCATGGGCAAGCGCACCTTTCCCCTGCTTGCGCAGGCAGTGATGGCGCGCGGCCTGGCCGCCGACACCCCGGCCATGCTGGCCGAGGCGGTCGGATCGCCCGCGGCCCGCTATGCGCGCAGCACCCTTGCGGCCCTGGCCGATCAACTGGCCAAGGGCACCGGCGACAAGCCCGCCCTCATCTTCTATGGCCCCTTGGCCGAGAGCTTTCACGATGACTGA
- a CDS encoding cobalt-precorrin-6A reductase, with protein MPDSLLILGGTTEATALARAVAERGIAGTVSFAGRVERPLRQPLPQRVGGFGGIDGLAHYLDAARITHVIDATHPFAVQMSRNAVAACAQAGVSLIALTRPPWQAQPGDDWQHVPDIAAAVAALDRPRLNVMLAVGRMHLAEFAPNPQHRYLLRLVDPPSGPLPLPEAEVVVDRGPFDAAADRALMERHGIELVVSKNAGGSGAYAKIAAARALRLPVLMIDRPVPPTRREVHSIKAVFDWLAHSGTDLGV; from the coding sequence ATGCCCGACAGCCTCTTGATCCTCGGCGGCACGACCGAGGCGACGGCATTGGCCCGCGCCGTGGCCGAACGCGGCATCGCCGGCACGGTGTCCTTTGCGGGGCGGGTGGAGCGGCCCCTGCGCCAGCCCCTGCCCCAGCGCGTGGGCGGGTTCGGCGGGATCGACGGGCTCGCGCACTATCTGGATGCGGCGCGCATCACCCACGTGATCGACGCGACGCACCCGTTCGCGGTGCAGATGAGCCGCAACGCCGTCGCGGCCTGCGCGCAGGCCGGTGTATCCCTGATCGCGCTGACGCGACCGCCCTGGCAGGCCCAGCCGGGGGACGATTGGCAGCATGTGCCCGACATCGCGGCGGCGGTGGCGGCGCTGGACCGGCCGCGCCTGAACGTCATGCTGGCGGTGGGGCGGATGCATCTGGCCGAGTTCGCCCCGAACCCGCAGCACCGCTATCTGCTGCGGCTTGTCGATCCGCCAAGCGGCCCCCTGCCCCTGCCCGAGGCCGAGGTCGTCGTCGATCGCGGCCCGTTCGACGCGGCCGCCGACCGCGCCCTGATGGAGCGCCATGGCATCGAGCTTGTGGTTTCGAAAAACGCCGGCGGCAGCGGTGCCTATGCCAAGATCGCCGCCGCGCGCGCGCTCCGGCTGCCGGTGCTGATGATCGACCGCCCGGTACCGCCCACGCGCCGCGAGGTTCATTCCATCAAGGCTGTGTTCGACTGGCTCGCTCATTCCGGCACGGACCTCGGCGTATAG